A genomic region of Bernardetia sp. ABR2-2B contains the following coding sequences:
- a CDS encoding CHASE3 domain-containing protein, protein MSFRRPQKDKLTYQRRVESRKVIRTLSIGLGLILILLVGYFVSQKIENNIQQELREILLLEGELGDLLSSVQDAETGQRGFLLTSNEEYLKYYYIALEKTPQLIKEIEEYPNSDTVFKEKLYLIKELIDEKFEELKMTIDYKNNNEAAKALELVNSDIGKDLMDKIRIRIRELRKTSYQSLEESREEILIINKVVVTFQLIASIAMLFIFYNIYSILRPLIDNLVESNNELERRREILKEKNEQLERFAYIASHDLNEPLRTITSIINILEEDYGDKFDKEAKQNFTFITSAAKRMKKMIDGILNYSRIGKSSEVEEIELNALLYNLQKDLSLLIEKKQATISFDKLPIIKGFKLELRQLFQNLLTNALKFSKEGVAPIIEITVEEQPQSWKFLVKDNGIGIPEEHKKKIFGIFAKLHRNSKYEGQGIGLAFCKKIVSLHKGKIGVESEFGIGTIFYFTISKNINQNNHEI, encoded by the coding sequence ATGTCATTTCGTCGTCCTCAAAAAGATAAATTAACTTATCAAAGAAGAGTGGAGAGTCGTAAAGTAATTCGCACTTTATCGATTGGCTTAGGACTCATTCTTATACTCTTAGTAGGGTATTTTGTCTCTCAAAAAATAGAGAATAATATACAACAAGAACTTAGAGAAATTTTGCTTTTAGAAGGTGAGTTAGGAGATTTACTTTCTTCTGTTCAAGATGCTGAGACAGGTCAGAGAGGATTCTTGCTAACTTCTAACGAAGAGTATTTGAAGTATTATTACATAGCCTTAGAGAAAACACCACAACTTATAAAGGAAATAGAAGAGTATCCAAATTCAGATACTGTTTTCAAAGAAAAATTATATCTTATAAAAGAGCTTATTGATGAAAAGTTTGAAGAACTAAAAATGACTATTGACTACAAAAATAATAATGAAGCAGCAAAAGCATTAGAACTAGTAAATTCAGATATAGGAAAAGACCTTATGGACAAAATACGAATACGAATAAGAGAGCTTAGAAAAACGAGTTACCAATCTTTAGAAGAAAGTAGAGAAGAAATTTTAATCATAAACAAGGTAGTTGTTACATTTCAACTAATTGCATCGATAGCTATGCTATTTATTTTTTATAATATTTATTCTATTCTACGTCCTCTTATTGATAATTTGGTTGAATCTAATAATGAATTAGAGAGAAGAAGAGAAATCTTAAAAGAAAAAAATGAACAATTAGAACGTTTTGCTTATATCGCTTCTCATGACTTGAATGAGCCTTTACGTACCATTACAAGCATAATAAATATTCTTGAAGAAGATTATGGAGATAAATTTGATAAAGAAGCCAAACAAAATTTTACCTTTATTACTTCGGCAGCCAAGAGAATGAAAAAAATGATAGATGGCATTCTGAATTATTCAAGAATTGGAAAGTCTAGTGAAGTAGAGGAAATCGAATTAAATGCACTATTATACAATTTACAAAAGGATTTATCATTGTTGATTGAAAAAAAACAAGCAACTATTTCATTTGACAAACTTCCTATTATCAAAGGGTTTAAGTTAGAGTTAAGACAGCTTTTTCAAAATTTATTGACCAATGCACTCAAATTTAGCAAAGAAGGTGTTGCACCAATAATAGAAATAACAGTAGAAGAACAGCCTCAAAGTTGGAAGTTTTTAGTAAAAGATAATGGAATTGGTATTCCAGAAGAGCATAAAAAGAAAATATTTGGTATATTTGCCAAATTACACCGTAATTCAAAGTACGAAGGGCAGGGAATTGGACTTGCTTTTTGTAAAAAGATAGTTTCTTTACATAAAGGTAAAATAGGAGTAGAGTCAGAGTTTGGAATCGGAACTATATTTTATTTTACTATTTCTAAAAATATAAATCAGAATAACCATGAAATCTAA
- a CDS encoding SPFH domain-containing protein — MGLWDKISGQFIDVIEWIDNSRDTIVYRFKRDGNEIKYGAQLTVREGQQAVFINEGQLADVFPPGRYELTTQNMPLLTTLKSWKYGFNSPFKAEVYFVNMRPFVDNKWGTRNPIRVRDPELGSMGVEIRAFGSFDFKVIEPSRFLIDIVGTDGHFTTEEITTKLKGLVVKQFTDGLGESKIPFLDLAANYEELGAMIKKKLVLDFDRYGVDITDFLVENMSLPDHVQKVLDQRNEMEIMGRSMQGNLNNYTQFKMGQAMEDSANNPNGGNDGMSMGMGMAMANQMSNQMQNQQQNQNQNQGQQQNSTPPPMASFHVHLDGQQAGPFPLGEIQKMIQSGKITRTSYVWKAGMAEWAAAEKVAELQGLFGSVPPPLPPPPM; from the coding sequence ATGGGACTTTGGGACAAAATTAGTGGGCAGTTTATCGATGTCATCGAATGGATAGACAATAGCCGAGACACAATCGTTTATAGATTTAAGCGAGATGGAAACGAAATAAAATACGGAGCACAACTTACTGTTAGAGAAGGACAACAAGCTGTTTTTATTAATGAAGGACAATTAGCAGACGTTTTTCCTCCTGGTAGGTATGAGCTTACAACACAAAATATGCCTCTCCTAACAACTCTAAAAAGTTGGAAATATGGATTCAATAGTCCGTTTAAGGCAGAAGTTTATTTTGTAAATATGCGCCCATTTGTAGATAATAAATGGGGAACTCGTAACCCAATCCGTGTAAGAGACCCAGAATTAGGCTCTATGGGAGTCGAAATTCGTGCTTTTGGTAGTTTTGATTTTAAGGTGATTGAACCAAGTCGTTTTCTTATTGACATTGTAGGAACAGACGGACACTTTACGACAGAAGAAATTACGACAAAGCTCAAAGGTTTGGTAGTTAAGCAGTTTACAGACGGATTAGGAGAAAGTAAAATTCCGTTCTTAGATTTGGCTGCTAATTATGAAGAGCTAGGTGCTATGATTAAGAAAAAACTAGTGTTGGATTTTGACCGTTATGGTGTCGATATTACGGATTTTTTGGTAGAAAATATGTCTCTGCCAGACCACGTGCAAAAAGTGCTTGACCAAAGAAATGAAATGGAAATTATGGGGCGTTCAATGCAAGGAAACCTCAATAATTATACGCAGTTTAAGATGGGACAAGCTATGGAAGACTCGGCAAACAATCCGAACGGAGGAAATGACGGAATGAGTATGGGAATGGGAATGGCAATGGCGAATCAAATGTCTAACCAAATGCAAAACCAACAGCAGAATCAAAATCAGAACCAAGGACAGCAGCAGAATAGTACGCCACCTCCAATGGCTTCTTTTCATGTACACTTAGACGGACAACAAGCAGGACCTTTTCCGTTAGGAGAAATACAAAAAATGATACAAAGTGGAAAAATTACTCGTACTTCTTATGTATGGAAAGCAGGAATGGCAGAGTGGGCAGCAGCTGAAAAAGTAGCAGAACTACAAGGTCTTTTTGGAAGTGTTCCACCACCATTGCCACCACCACCCATGTAG
- a CDS encoding serine hydrolase domain-containing protein produces the protein MKNLSLIHLVHLFLILSFCLVSHTTFSQNYSTNWKSEIDSILQKNTQNQDLGVTVGITQQGKLAYHNYTGLANLEYQVPFNDSTVFGLASITKQFTAACIAVLEKKQLLSVEDDVRKYIPELLFYDDTIRIKHLLNHTSGIRNHNVLLSLRGFDYQHRGYTNKMIESLMFRQRGVNDIAGKKMLYSNTNYVFLALIIERVSKKTISEFAKEEIFEPLEMKSTFYKNDLESIVPNKACAYYFDGETYKHPKSLTLCVGAGGVGSTISDMAKWAKIFLDDTHEFAYIAKFLTTKDALNDGSFITQARGVFVWEFEGNTLVGHGGRDIGMHSYFVCVPKKEISIMVYTNSEHINAQGIAFDILEKLVTQKENKNKIEKADYQHSKEELNLFLGSYQELNSDLLMIFFVENDTLKVKTSMGNNAISLLTESKNTFHRIHAKNVVYNFYNTSKENKNKDMALSVNFGGGVFYFEKIDLFKKEKINTNDYIGKFYSDELDVTYQIFQKNGKLILSFPNNENMQLSSRRKDEFGTNQRMRLSFQRNKKGKIDAFEVAAEGTVKEILFEKEK, from the coding sequence ATGAAAAATTTATCTTTAATCCATCTGGTTCATCTTTTTCTAATACTATCATTTTGCTTAGTTAGCCATACTACTTTTTCTCAAAATTACTCCACAAATTGGAAATCAGAAATTGATTCTATCCTTCAAAAAAATACTCAAAATCAAGATTTAGGCGTTACAGTTGGGATTACTCAGCAAGGAAAATTAGCATATCACAATTATACAGGTTTAGCAAATTTAGAATATCAAGTTCCCTTTAATGACAGTACCGTTTTTGGATTGGCTTCAATTACTAAGCAATTTACGGCTGCTTGTATTGCAGTTTTAGAAAAAAAACAGCTTTTGAGTGTAGAAGATGATGTTAGAAAATATATTCCAGAACTTCTTTTTTATGATGATACTATTCGTATAAAGCATCTTCTAAATCACACAAGTGGAATTCGTAATCACAATGTACTTCTGAGCTTACGAGGATTTGATTATCAACATAGAGGTTATACCAACAAAATGATTGAGAGTTTAATGTTTCGTCAGCGTGGAGTAAATGATATTGCAGGAAAAAAAATGTTGTATTCAAATACAAATTATGTCTTTTTGGCTTTGATTATAGAACGAGTTTCTAAAAAAACAATTTCAGAGTTTGCAAAAGAAGAAATTTTTGAACCTTTAGAAATGAAATCTACATTTTATAAAAATGATTTGGAAAGTATTGTTCCTAACAAAGCCTGTGCATATTACTTTGATGGAGAAACGTATAAACACCCAAAATCTCTAACATTATGTGTAGGAGCTGGAGGCGTAGGAAGTACCATTTCAGATATGGCAAAATGGGCAAAGATATTTTTAGATGATACTCATGAATTTGCTTATATTGCCAAATTTTTAACCACAAAAGATGCTCTTAATGATGGTTCTTTCATAACACAGGCTCGTGGTGTTTTTGTGTGGGAGTTTGAAGGAAATACTTTGGTAGGACATGGAGGAAGAGATATAGGAATGCATTCTTATTTTGTTTGTGTTCCCAAAAAAGAAATATCTATTATGGTTTATACCAACTCTGAACATATTAATGCTCAAGGAATTGCATTTGATATTTTGGAAAAATTAGTTACTCAGAAAGAAAACAAAAATAAAATAGAAAAAGCTGATTATCAACATTCTAAAGAAGAGTTAAACTTGTTTTTAGGTTCATATCAAGAACTGAATAGTGATTTGTTGATGATTTTTTTTGTAGAAAATGACACTTTAAAAGTAAAAACCAGTATGGGAAACAATGCAATTTCATTATTGACAGAATCAAAAAATACTTTTCATCGTATCCATGCTAAAAATGTAGTCTATAATTTTTATAATACTTCAAAAGAAAATAAGAATAAAGATATGGCTTTGAGTGTGAATTTTGGAGGAGGAGTATTTTATTTTGAAAAAATAGATTTATTTAAAAAAGAGAAAATCAATACAAACGACTATATAGGAAAATTTTATTCTGATGAGTTGGATGTTACTTATCAAATTTTTCAAAAAAACGGCAAATTAATTCTTTCTTTTCCAAATAATGAAAACATGCAATTATCTTCAAGAAGAAAAGATGAGTTTGGAACAAATCAAAGAATGAGACTTTCTTTTCAGAGAAATAAAAAAGGAAAAATAGATGCTTTTGAGGTAGCAGCAGAAGGAACGGTAAAAGAAATATTATTTGAAAAGGAAAAATAA
- a CDS encoding Ldh family oxidoreductase: MFIIKDTTLKEFVIDVFIQMGCPKDDAFLAADVLLAADLRGIDSHGVARLTGYVRLWEVGRINPTPNWKVTYQTPSTATIDADAGLGLVVAPKAMQVAIEKAEKVGSGWISVKNSNHFGIAGYHSMMAAEKDMIGWAMTNASPLVAPTHSKERMLGTNPIAIAVPAGEENDFVADFATTTVANGKLEILQRKNEDAPQGWVQDKNGNTTNNAAALKDGGALLPLGSDPMRSNHKGYCLGSAVDILSAVLSGAGYGPWAPPFVSFLPVPSDPVGQGLGHFLGAMRIDGFRPKEEFKSHMDNWIRRFKNATPIDENQKVIIPGEPELENKAYRLENGIPLLEPVVKDLEEVAKKLKLEKLKF; encoded by the coding sequence ATGTTCATTATAAAAGATACTACTCTCAAAGAATTTGTAATTGATGTTTTTATTCAAATGGGTTGTCCAAAAGATGATGCTTTTTTAGCTGCTGATGTTTTGTTAGCTGCTGATTTGCGTGGGATAGATTCTCATGGTGTTGCTCGTCTGACGGGTTATGTGCGTTTATGGGAAGTAGGACGTATTAATCCTACTCCAAACTGGAAAGTTACTTATCAAACTCCAAGTACGGCAACCATTGATGCAGATGCAGGTCTGGGATTGGTTGTTGCACCAAAAGCAATGCAAGTAGCTATTGAAAAAGCTGAAAAAGTAGGTTCTGGTTGGATTTCTGTCAAAAATTCAAACCATTTCGGAATTGCAGGGTATCACTCTATGATGGCAGCCGAAAAAGATATGATAGGTTGGGCAATGACAAATGCAAGTCCATTGGTTGCTCCTACTCATTCTAAAGAGCGCATGTTAGGGACAAATCCGATTGCAATAGCTGTTCCTGCAGGAGAGGAAAACGATTTTGTGGCTGATTTTGCAACAACAACAGTAGCCAATGGTAAATTAGAAATCTTGCAACGAAAAAATGAAGATGCTCCTCAAGGTTGGGTACAAGATAAAAATGGAAACACAACCAATAATGCAGCAGCTCTGAAAGATGGTGGCGCACTTTTACCTTTGGGTTCTGACCCTATGCGAAGCAATCATAAAGGATATTGTTTAGGTTCGGCTGTCGATATTCTTTCGGCTGTACTTTCTGGTGCAGGTTATGGTCCTTGGGCGCCTCCTTTTGTTAGTTTTCTGCCTGTTCCGTCTGACCCTGTTGGACAAGGTTTAGGGCATTTTTTGGGTGCTATGCGAATTGATGGTTTTCGTCCAAAAGAAGAATTCAAATCTCACATGGATAATTGGATTCGTCGTTTCAAAAATGCTACTCCTATTGATGAGAATCAAAAAGTAATCATACCAGGAGAGCCAGAGTTAGAAAATAAAGCCTATCGCCTTGAAAATGGAATTCCCCTTTTAGAACCTGTCGTGAAAGATTTGGAAGAGGTAGCTAAAAAATTGAAGTTAGAAAAATTGAAATTTTGA
- a CDS encoding response regulator: MKSKLDKILLIDDSEADNYIHSRVIKKANVTDEIVVKLGAQAALDYLQKRENGQYPNPDLIFLDINMPGLNGWDFLEEYKKLDKEQKKGVVVCMLSTSAPDIEQQNITKYDDIKSYSQKPLTNEALEYIIKEVYPEKVE; the protein is encoded by the coding sequence ATGAAATCTAAACTAGATAAAATTTTGCTCATTGATGATTCAGAAGCTGATAATTATATTCATAGCCGAGTAATTAAAAAAGCAAACGTAACAGACGAAATTGTAGTAAAATTAGGAGCGCAAGCAGCTCTTGATTATTTACAAAAGAGAGAGAATGGGCAATATCCTAATCCAGACCTTATCTTTTTAGATATAAATATGCCAGGGCTCAATGGTTGGGACTTTTTGGAAGAGTACAAAAAATTAGATAAAGAGCAGAAAAAGGGGGTTGTTGTTTGTATGCTTTCTACTTCTGCACCTGATATCGAACAACAAAACATAACAAAGTATGATGATATAAAATCATATTCTCAAAAGCCACTTACTAATGAAGCTTTAGAATATATTATAAAAGAAGTATATCCAGAAAAAGTAGAATAA
- a CDS encoding YfiT family bacillithiol transferase, which produces METNQLNKIELDKFKYPIGKFEKPVFEFPEAKDLVLEWKNDISYFPMRLKAVLLNLTQEELDWKYRPQGWTIKQVIHHCSDSHINALIRFKLTLTEEEPTIKPYVENKWAELQDMTLPIEVSISILEGIHKKLHIIIESLSESDLERQFFHPEHQVYFTLFDLIANYAWHSNHHLAHVKQAIEAKGKY; this is translated from the coding sequence ATGGAAACAAATCAGCTTAATAAAATAGAACTAGACAAATTTAAATATCCAATTGGAAAGTTTGAAAAGCCAGTATTTGAGTTTCCAGAAGCTAAAGATTTGGTTTTGGAGTGGAAAAACGATATTTCTTATTTTCCTATGCGCCTAAAAGCTGTACTTCTAAACTTAACACAGGAAGAGTTAGACTGGAAATATCGCCCTCAAGGTTGGACAATAAAGCAAGTTATTCATCATTGTTCGGATAGTCATATCAATGCACTTATCCGTTTCAAACTTACTCTTACAGAAGAAGAACCAACTATAAAACCGTATGTAGAAAATAAATGGGCAGAACTACAAGACATGACTTTGCCTATTGAGGTTTCTATTTCTATTTTGGAAGGGATTCATAAAAAGCTACATATAATCATTGAATCTTTATCTGAATCAGATTTGGAAAGGCAATTTTTCCATCCAGAACATCAAGTTTATTTTACTCTTTTTGACCTTATAGCAAATTATGCTTGGCATTCAAATCATCATTTGGCACATGTCAAACAAGCCATTGAAGCAAAAGGAAAGTATTGA
- the pyrE gene encoding orotate phosphoribosyltransferase: protein MKETTPQSELETENFSSVAHQIASMLLEIEAVKLRPHEPFQWASGWNSPIYCDNRLTLSYPKVRTFITKALVEMIKKEFPDVTAIAGVATAGIPQAALVAHQLDLPMLYVRSKPKEHGTQSQIEGKLNSDDKVVLIEDLISTGQSSLAAVHVLQSTRAKVIGMAAIFTYGFDRAVRNFSQAAIDLKVLSDYSTLVEEAISQNYLEEKDHEILKKWRDKPENWMPKKK from the coding sequence ATGAAAGAAACTACTCCACAATCAGAATTAGAAACAGAGAATTTTTCTTCTGTTGCTCATCAAATAGCTTCTATGCTTTTAGAAATTGAAGCTGTCAAATTACGTCCTCATGAGCCTTTTCAATGGGCTTCTGGCTGGAACTCTCCTATTTATTGTGATAATCGCTTGACGCTTTCTTACCCTAAAGTCAGAACTTTTATTACAAAGGCATTAGTAGAAATGATAAAAAAAGAGTTTCCTGATGTTACAGCTATTGCAGGTGTAGCAACGGCAGGAATACCACAGGCTGCTCTTGTAGCACATCAGCTTGATTTGCCAATGTTGTATGTACGCTCAAAACCAAAAGAACACGGAACGCAAAGCCAAATTGAAGGGAAATTGAATAGTGATGATAAAGTTGTTTTGATAGAAGATTTAATATCAACAGGTCAAAGTTCTTTAGCAGCTGTTCATGTTTTGCAATCTACACGAGCAAAAGTAATTGGAATGGCAGCTATTTTTACGTATGGTTTCGACCGTGCAGTTCGTAATTTTTCACAAGCAGCTATTGACTTGAAGGTACTTAGTGATTATTCTACATTAGTAGAAGAAGCAATTTCTCAAAATTATTTGGAAGAAAAAGACCACGAGATTTTGAAGAAATGGAGAGACAAACCCGAAAACTGGATGCCAAAAAAGAAATAA
- a CDS encoding EsaB/YukD family protein: MADVNVNFVHPTDGRMISATLDDTMSVQEIIGELITHDFIKNSQQGYNLAIKGGNRMLNHQTLGQAGITHGTTFRVIPATDAGK, translated from the coding sequence ATGGCAGACGTAAACGTAAACTTTGTACATCCAACTGATGGACGCATGATTAGCGCAACTTTAGACGACACAATGAGTGTACAAGAAATTATAGGTGAACTTATAACACATGATTTTATCAAAAATAGTCAGCAAGGATATAACCTTGCCATAAAAGGAGGAAATCGTATGCTTAATCACCAAACATTAGGACAAGCAGGTATCACTCACGGAACTACTTTTAGGGTGATTCCAGCAACTGATGCAGGAAAATAA
- a CDS encoding PadR family transcriptional regulator — protein sequence MKTNPSKELLKGTLTTIILRLLSEKGKMYGYELAQCVKETTDGKVLIKEGSLYPALHKLEADGLIECEKVMIGKRVRKYYHLTPAGETATAKAINELLEFLSTIHHLITTEPIYGNT from the coding sequence ATGAAAACAAATCCAAGTAAAGAATTACTCAAAGGAACACTAACCACAATTATACTACGATTGCTTTCCGAAAAAGGCAAAATGTACGGATATGAACTGGCGCAATGTGTCAAAGAAACTACTGATGGCAAAGTCTTGATAAAAGAAGGTTCATTGTATCCTGCTCTTCACAAATTAGAAGCTGATGGCTTAATTGAATGTGAAAAAGTGATGATAGGAAAGCGAGTACGCAAGTATTATCATCTCACACCAGCAGGAGAAACAGCAACAGCAAAGGCAATCAATGAACTTTTAGAGTTTTTGAGTACAATCCATCATTTAATAACTACCGAACCGATTTATGGTAACACTTAA
- the queA gene encoding tRNA preQ1(34) S-adenosylmethionine ribosyltransferase-isomerase QueA, with protein MKAPGYKSTKRYKLSSFKFDLPQELTAKYPTDNRDDSRLMVVHRDTGVIEHKMFKDVLDYFGEGDKMIMNDTMVFPARLYGYKEKTNAKIEVFLLRELNPDSHLWDVLVDPARKIRVGNKLFFGEGELVAEVIDNTTSRGRTIRFLYDGEPEEFYKTLEELGETPLPREIGREAEDSDKERFQTIFAKNKGAVAAPTAGLHFTPQLQKKLQLQGASFHPITLHLGLGMFRQVEVEDLTKHKMDSENFDVGEETVKAVNEAIDAKKRICAIGTTSLRALESSVSASEHLKPNGGWTDKFIFPPYEFKICNALISNFHYPQSTLLMMNCAFGGYELIMEAYELAIKEKYRFFSYGDAMLII; from the coding sequence ATTAAAGCTCCTGGTTATAAATCTACAAAACGCTACAAATTATCGTCATTCAAATTTGATTTACCTCAAGAATTGACAGCAAAATACCCTACTGATAATCGTGATGATTCTCGCCTTATGGTTGTGCATCGTGATACAGGCGTTATCGAACACAAAATGTTTAAAGACGTATTAGATTATTTTGGGGAAGGCGACAAAATGATTATGAACGATACAATGGTTTTTCCTGCTCGTTTGTATGGCTACAAAGAAAAAACAAATGCCAAAATTGAAGTTTTTTTATTGAGAGAATTAAATCCTGATTCGCATCTTTGGGATGTACTTGTCGATCCTGCACGTAAAATAAGAGTGGGAAACAAACTTTTCTTTGGGGAAGGAGAATTAGTAGCAGAAGTTATCGACAATACTACTTCAAGAGGTCGTACTATTCGTTTTTTATATGATGGCGAACCTGAAGAATTTTATAAAACATTAGAAGAATTGGGAGAAACCCCTCTCCCTCGTGAAATTGGTAGGGAAGCTGAAGACTCTGATAAAGAACGCTTTCAAACTATATTTGCAAAAAATAAAGGTGCAGTTGCAGCTCCTACGGCTGGTCTCCATTTTACGCCTCAATTACAGAAAAAACTACAATTACAAGGAGCAAGTTTTCATCCAATTACGCTTCACTTAGGTCTAGGAATGTTTCGTCAAGTAGAAGTAGAAGATTTGACAAAACATAAAATGGATTCTGAAAATTTTGATGTAGGGGAAGAAACTGTAAAGGCTGTAAATGAAGCCATCGATGCAAAAAAGAGAATTTGTGCCATCGGAACAACTTCTTTGAGAGCCTTAGAATCTTCAGTTTCGGCAAGCGAACACTTAAAACCAAATGGTGGTTGGACTGATAAATTTATTTTTCCTCCTTATGAATTCAAAATTTGTAACGCTCTTATCTCCAACTTTCATTATCCACAATCTACTCTTTTGATGATGAATTGTGCCTTTGGTGGTTACGAACTAATTATGGAAGCCTATGAACTGGCTATCAAGGAAAAATATCGTTTCTTTAGTTATGGCGATGCAATGCTTATTATTTAA
- a CDS encoding TerB family tellurite resistance protein translates to MNKERLYDAFGELIYALAMADGLIQPKEIQALDRILEGHAWASQIKWSFNYEANKALDLKQVYKKALDTFTQHGPDEEYIYLIEILQKVAKASDGIDAAEQEMIELFQKDLKESFIIEMEKRNLV, encoded by the coding sequence ATGAACAAAGAACGTTTATATGATGCTTTTGGCGAACTAATTTACGCCTTAGCTATGGCTGATGGACTTATCCAACCCAAAGAAATACAGGCTTTGGACAGGATTTTGGAAGGACATGCTTGGGCATCTCAAATAAAATGGTCATTTAATTATGAAGCCAATAAAGCACTTGATTTAAAACAAGTTTATAAGAAAGCTTTAGATACTTTTACACAGCACGGTCCCGATGAAGAGTATATTTACTTAATAGAAATTTTGCAAAAGGTTGCTAAGGCTAGTGATGGTATTGATGCAGCTGAACAAGAAATGATTGAGCTTTTTCAAAAAGACTTGAAAGAAAGTTTTATTATTGAAATGGAAAAAAGAAACCTCGTTTAG
- a CDS encoding MlaD family protein produces the protein MKNISKEFKVGLLVVVAGALLYLGFNFLKGRDFFSSDNTFYTFYEDIDGLTISNQVIINGYAVGRVDKIELLPEEGNKLMVTLKVKKDIGVTEGSTPMLADGGLLGGKQINLILGKGKLLESGDTLVSGLELGLTDMIAEKAAPLAKNIDSTALVLKNMLVQYEAMSGSIGEILENTKMTTASINGILSDNREQLKNITANLAALTSSLKDTEAQFKPIIAKLNTFAESLNELEIGEISKKSNELLAELNKTTQAINNADGSLGKLIHSDSLYQQLNYTVSDLDRLLIDLREHPQRYVHLSVFGRKQNKDDKKDEDKKGK, from the coding sequence GTGAAAAATATATCCAAAGAATTTAAAGTTGGTTTGCTCGTAGTAGTGGCTGGCGCATTGTTGTATTTAGGTTTTAATTTTTTAAAAGGGCGTGATTTTTTTAGTAGCGACAATACTTTCTATACTTTTTATGAGGATATAGACGGTCTGACGATTTCTAATCAAGTCATTATCAATGGTTATGCTGTTGGGCGTGTAGATAAAATAGAATTATTGCCTGAAGAGGGAAATAAGCTCATGGTTACTCTGAAAGTCAAAAAAGATATTGGAGTTACAGAAGGTTCTACACCTATGCTTGCTGACGGTGGGCTTTTAGGAGGAAAACAAATTAATCTTATTTTGGGAAAAGGAAAGTTGCTTGAATCAGGAGATACTTTAGTGAGTGGTTTAGAGTTAGGTCTAACAGACATGATAGCTGAAAAAGCAGCTCCTTTAGCTAAAAATATAGATTCAACAGCTTTGGTACTCAAAAATATGCTTGTTCAGTATGAGGCAATGAGTGGAAGTATTGGGGAGATATTAGAAAATACCAAAATGACGACGGCTAGTATTAATGGAATTTTGTCTGATAACCGTGAGCAACTCAAAAATATTACAGCAAATTTGGCTGCTCTTACTTCTTCTTTAAAAGACACAGAAGCACAATTCAAACCTATTATTGCAAAACTCAATACGTTTGCAGAATCTCTCAATGAGCTAGAAATTGGAGAAATCAGTAAGAAAAGTAATGAGCTTTTAGCAGAATTGAACAAAACGACACAAGCTATAAATAATGCTGATGGTTCTTTAGGAAAATTAATTCATAGCGATTCGCTTTATCAACAACTTAACTATACCGTTTCAGATTTGGATAGGTTACTGATTGACTTGAGGGAACATCCACAGCGTTATGTTCACTTGTCTGTTTTTGGAAGAAAACAAAATAAAGATGACAAAAAAGACGAAGACAAAAAAGGTAAATAA